Proteins co-encoded in one Malus sylvestris chromosome 7, drMalSylv7.2, whole genome shotgun sequence genomic window:
- the LOC126629373 gene encoding WAT1-related protein At2g39510-like: protein MSKGSMAEMLNRAMPFMAVTFMQFGYAGMSIISKFALSHGMSPHVLVVYRHAVATVFIAPFAIVFDRKVRPKMTLSIFIKIVLLGLLEPAIDQNLFYTGMKLTTATFASAMCNVLPAFAFIMAWIFRLEKINLRSLHSLAKILGTIVTVGGAMLMTLINGPMLNFPWTRRNIHQESTVSTVHQDPIKGAIMIAAGCFCWAGFMILQAITLNSYPAELTLATWICLAGTVQGTAVALAFEWNNPIVWSIHFDFKLLAAVYSGIICSGIAYYIQGVVMKERGPVFVTAFSPLSMIIVAIMSSLILAEIMYLGRVIGAMVIVIGLYMVLWGKSKDPLPSESEKDDNMELATNV from the exons ATGTCTAAGGGGTCCATGGCTGAGATGCTCAATCGGGCGATGCCGTTCATGGCTGTCACCTTCATGCAATTTGGGTACGCAGGGATGTCCATAATTTCAAAGTTTGCTCTAAGCCATGGGATGAGCCCGCATGTCTTGGTAGTCTATAGGCATGCTGTGGCCACTGTTTTTATAGCTCCTTTTGCCATTGTCTTCGATAG GAAAGTAAGGCCAAAGATGACTTTATCAATTTTCATCAAGATTGTGTTGCTTGGCCTATTAGA GCCTGCAATTGACCAGAACTTGTTCTATACCGGGATGAAGCTTACAACTGCAACTTTTGCATCTGCCATGTGCAATGTTCTTCCTgcttttgcattcataatggctTGGATTTTcag GCTTGAGAAGATTAACTTGAGAAGCCTGCATAGTCTGGCAAAGATATTGGGGACCATAGTGACTGTGGGAGGAGCCATGCTTATGACTCTAATCAATGGACCCATGTTGAATTTTCCGTGGACAAGAAGAAATATCCATCAAGAATCTACAGTTTCCACAGTTCATCAAGATCCCATAAAAGGAGCTATCATGATTGCGGCTGGATGTTTCTGTTGGGCTGGTTTCATGATTCTCCAA GCGATTACTCTAAATTCATACCCCGCTGAGCTAACCCTAGCAACTTGGATATGCTTGGCGGGCACGGTTCAAGGAACTGCGGTGGCCCTAGCTTTCGAATGGAATAACCCCATAGTTTGGTCCATACACTTTGATTTTAAGCTTTTAGCTGCTGTTTACAGT GGAATAATCTGTTCAGGGATCGCTTATTACATTCAGGGAGTGGTAATGAAGGAAAGAGGACCTGTTTTTGTGACTGCTTTTAGTCCTCTAAGCATGATTATTGTAGCCATTATGAGCTCCTTAATATTAGCTGAGATCATGTACTTGGGAAG agtaattggagcaatggtcattgtgattggcctctatATGGTTCTATGGGGAAAAAGCAAGGATCCACTTCCATCTGAATCAGAAAAAGATGATAACATGGAATTGGCTACAAATGTTTAA